One genomic segment of Arthrobacter sp. JZ12 includes these proteins:
- the rpmJ gene encoding 50S ribosomal protein L36, giving the protein MKVQPSVKRICDKCQVVRRKGNVLVICENPRHKQRQG; this is encoded by the coding sequence ATGAAGGTACAGCCGAGCGTGAAGCGGATCTGCGACAAGTGCCAGGTGGTTCGCCGCAAGGGCAACGTACTCGTAATCTGCGAAAACCCGCGCCACAAGCAGCGCCAGGGCTGA
- a CDS encoding adenylate kinase: protein MTRMLIIGPPGSGKGTQAARISERLGVVAISTGDIFRENVKNQTPLGVEAKKYMDAGDFVPDSVTNNMVRARLNEDDTLDGFLLDGYPRTAAQVAELDDILQQNELALDVVLQLTADDEELVKRLLKRAQLDGRSDDNEVVIRHRLDLYHEQTEAVVSQYEARGIVTRVDGIGAIDEVTDRVMSALKVTQ from the coding sequence ATGACACGTATGCTCATCATTGGACCGCCCGGGTCCGGAAAAGGCACGCAGGCGGCTCGGATTTCCGAGCGGTTGGGTGTAGTCGCCATCTCCACAGGAGACATCTTCCGGGAGAACGTCAAGAACCAGACGCCGCTTGGTGTCGAGGCGAAGAAGTACATGGACGCCGGGGACTTCGTGCCCGACAGCGTCACCAACAACATGGTCCGTGCTCGGCTGAACGAGGACGACACCCTGGACGGGTTCCTCCTCGACGGATACCCGCGCACTGCAGCCCAAGTGGCCGAGCTGGATGACATCCTCCAGCAGAACGAGCTGGCGCTCGACGTCGTCCTGCAGCTGACTGCCGACGATGAGGAGCTGGTGAAGCGACTCCTGAAGCGTGCCCAGCTTGATGGCCGTTCGGACGACAACGAGGTTGTCATCCGCCACCGTCTGGATCTGTACCACGAGCAGACCGAGGCCGTCGTTTCGCAGTACGAGGCCCGCGGCATCGTCACCCGTGTCGACGGCATCGGCGCCATCGACGAGGTCACTGACCGCGTCATGTCCGCGCTGAAGGTGACCCAGTAG
- the rplX gene encoding 50S ribosomal protein L24: MAQTRSKLKIKKGDLVQVITGARQDRGGDRGKQGKVLKVFPESNRVLVEGINRITKHTKVGQSQRGTKTGGIETVEAPIHISNVAVVDPETKKPTRVGYRTETVERDGRERTVRIRVAKASGKDL, from the coding sequence ATGGCTCAGACCCGTTCGAAGCTGAAGATCAAGAAGGGTGACCTGGTTCAGGTCATCACCGGCGCCCGCCAGGACCGCGGCGGAGACCGCGGCAAGCAGGGCAAGGTTCTGAAGGTGTTCCCCGAGAGCAACCGCGTGCTGGTCGAGGGCATCAACCGCATCACGAAGCACACCAAGGTCGGTCAGTCGCAGCGCGGCACCAAGACCGGTGGCATCGAGACCGTTGAGGCTCCCATCCACATCAGTAACGTCGCAGTGGTGGACCCCGAGACCAAGAAGCCCACGCGCGTCGGCTACCGCACCGAGACTGTGGAGCGGGACGGCCGTGAGCGCACGGTCCGGATCCGCGTTGCCAAGGCATCAGGGAAGGATCTGTAA
- the rplE gene encoding 50S ribosomal protein L5 yields the protein MTAEAVETKITPRLKARYASEIKSALQDQFNYSNVNQVPRLVKVVVNMGVGDAAKDSKLIDGAVRDLTAITGQKPQVTKARKSIAQFKLREGMPIGAHATLRGDRMWEFVDRLVTLALPRIRDFRGLNGRQFDGNGNYTFGLTEQSMFHEIDQDKIDRVRGMDITVVTTAKTDDEGRALLKALGFPFKSED from the coding sequence ATGACTGCTGAAGCCGTAGAAACCAAGATCACCCCCCGCCTGAAGGCCCGCTACGCCTCCGAGATCAAGTCGGCGCTGCAGGACCAGTTCAACTACAGCAACGTCAACCAGGTTCCGCGCCTGGTGAAGGTTGTTGTGAACATGGGTGTTGGAGATGCCGCCAAGGACTCCAAGCTCATCGACGGCGCTGTACGCGACCTCACCGCAATCACCGGCCAGAAGCCGCAGGTCACCAAGGCCCGTAAGTCCATCGCGCAGTTCAAGCTCCGTGAAGGCATGCCGATCGGTGCACACGCGACTCTGCGCGGCGACCGCATGTGGGAATTCGTCGACCGCCTGGTCACGCTGGCTCTGCCCCGTATCCGCGACTTCCGCGGTCTGAACGGACGCCAGTTCGACGGCAACGGCAACTACACCTTCGGCCTCACGGAGCAGTCCATGTTCCACGAGATCGACCAGGACAAGATTGACCGTGTCCGCGGTATGGACATCACCGTTGTGACCACCGCAAAGACCGACGACGAGGGCCGCGCACTGCTCAAGGCGCTTGGCTTCCCGTTCAAATCTGAAGACTAA
- the rpsE gene encoding 30S ribosomal protein S5 codes for MTEQNNAKEASLNTATEAPAAESTETTSATDDRRGGRRGERGGRGEGRGRDGGRGGRDGGRGDDKDKFVERVVSINRVAKVVKGGRRFSFTALVVVGDGNGMVGVGYGKAKEVPSAISKAVEEAKKSFFKVPRIGGTVPHLVQGEAAAGVVLLRPASPGTGVIAGGPVRAVLECVGIHDVLSKSLGSSNAINIVHATVDALKRLEEPQAVAARRGLALDEVASTSMLRAMQDQKAGA; via the coding sequence GTGACCGAGCAGAACAACGCAAAGGAAGCCTCATTGAATACTGCAACTGAAGCTCCCGCGGCAGAGTCCACCGAGACGACGTCGGCTACAGACGATCGCCGTGGCGGTCGCCGCGGTGAGCGTGGCGGACGCGGCGAAGGCCGCGGACGCGACGGCGGCCGTGGCGGTCGTGACGGCGGACGCGGCGACGACAAGGACAAGTTCGTAGAGCGCGTCGTGTCGATCAACCGTGTGGCAAAGGTCGTCAAGGGCGGCCGGCGCTTCAGCTTCACCGCACTCGTTGTTGTCGGTGACGGCAACGGCATGGTCGGTGTCGGCTACGGCAAGGCCAAGGAAGTTCCCTCGGCCATCTCCAAGGCTGTCGAGGAAGCCAAGAAGTCCTTCTTCAAGGTTCCCCGCATCGGCGGCACCGTTCCCCACCTGGTTCAGGGTGAGGCCGCTGCCGGCGTCGTGCTCCTTCGCCCCGCATCCCCGGGTACCGGTGTTATCGCCGGTGGTCCGGTGCGTGCGGTACTGGAGTGCGTCGGTATCCACGACGTTCTCTCGAAGTCGCTGGGATCCTCCAACGCCATCAACATTGTTCACGCAACCGTTGACGCGCTGAAGCGGCTCGAAGAGCCCCAGGCTGTGGCTGCACGCCGCGGACTGGCGCTGGACGAGGTTGCCTCCACGTCGATGCTGCGCGCAATGCAGGATCAGAAGGCAGGTGCGTAA
- the rplN gene encoding 50S ribosomal protein L14, translating into MIQQESRLKVADNTGAKEILTIRVLGGSGRRYAGIGDVIVATVKDAIPGGNVKKGDVVKAVIVRTKKERRRADGSYIKFDENAAVILKGDGDPRGTRIFGPVGRELRDKRFMKIISLAPEVL; encoded by the coding sequence GTGATTCAGCAGGAGTCGCGGCTCAAGGTCGCCGACAACACTGGTGCTAAGGAAATCCTTACCATTCGTGTTCTCGGCGGATCCGGACGTCGCTACGCAGGAATCGGTGACGTCATTGTCGCCACCGTTAAGGACGCTATCCCCGGTGGGAACGTCAAGAAGGGCGATGTGGTCAAGGCCGTCATCGTTCGCACCAAGAAGGAACGCCGCCGTGCGGACGGTTCCTACATCAAGTTCGACGAGAACGCAGCTGTCATCCTCAAGGGCGACGGCGATCCTCGTGGTACCCGTATCTTCGGCCCGGTCGGTCGCGAACTCCGCGACAAGCGCTTCATGAAGATCATCTCGCTGGCCCCGGAGGTGCTGTAG
- the rpsM gene encoding 30S ribosomal protein S13 encodes MARLAGVDIPREKRVIIALTYIYGVGKTRADQTLAETGIDPNTRVKDLTDAELVQLRDYIEGNYKVEGDLRREVAADIRRKVEIGSYEGLRHRRGLPVRGQRTKTNARTRKGPKRTVAGKKKAGR; translated from the coding sequence ATGGCACGTCTCGCTGGCGTAGACATTCCCCGCGAAAAGCGGGTAATCATTGCGCTTACCTACATCTACGGCGTGGGCAAGACCCGTGCAGATCAGACTCTCGCTGAGACGGGCATCGACCCGAACACGCGCGTGAAGGATCTGACTGACGCTGAGCTCGTCCAGCTTCGCGATTACATCGAAGGCAACTACAAGGTCGAGGGTGACCTCCGCCGTGAGGTAGCTGCAGACATCCGCCGCAAGGTTGAGATCGGCAGCTACGAGGGTCTCCGGCACCGCCGCGGCCTTCCCGTGCGTGGACAGCGCACCAAGACCAACGCGCGTACCCGCAAGGGACCCAAGCGGACCGTCGCAGGCAAGAAGAAGGCCGGCCGCTAA
- the rpmD gene encoding 50S ribosomal protein L30, which translates to MATPKRLVASSAKLEITQIKSVIGGKQNQRDTLRSLGLKRIGHTVVRTADEVTVGMVNTVPHLVKVEEAK; encoded by the coding sequence ATGGCAACTCCGAAGCGTCTGGTTGCCAGCTCCGCAAAGCTGGAAATCACTCAGATCAAGTCCGTTATCGGCGGTAAGCAGAACCAGCGGGACACCCTTCGTTCACTCGGCCTGAAGCGGATCGGGCACACCGTTGTCCGCACCGCCGACGAGGTGACCGTGGGCATGGTCAACACGGTTCCGCACCTCGTGAAGGTTGAGGAGGCCAAGTAA
- the rpsK gene encoding 30S ribosomal protein S11 → MPPKTRGAVRKPRRKDKKNIAFGQAHIKSTFNNTIVSITDPSGAVISWASAGEVGFKGSRKSTPYAAQTAAEAAAKRAQEHGVRKVDVFVKGPGSGRETAIRSLQAAGLEVGSIQDVTPSAHNGCRPPKRRRV, encoded by the coding sequence ATGCCCCCCAAGACTCGTGGAGCGGTCCGCAAGCCGCGTCGCAAGGACAAGAAGAATATCGCCTTCGGACAGGCGCATATCAAGAGCACGTTCAACAACACCATCGTCTCCATCACGGACCCCAGCGGAGCGGTTATCTCCTGGGCTTCCGCCGGAGAGGTTGGCTTCAAGGGCTCCCGCAAGTCCACCCCTTACGCTGCCCAGACCGCTGCTGAAGCCGCTGCAAAGCGCGCCCAGGAGCACGGCGTCCGCAAGGTCGACGTTTTCGTGAAGGGTCCGGGATCCGGACGCGAAACCGCCATCCGCTCCCTGCAGGCAGCAGGCCTCGAGGTTGGTTCCATCCAGGACGTTACCCCGAGCGCCCACAACGGCTGCCGCCCCCCGAAGCGCCGCCGCGTCTAG
- the rpsH gene encoding 30S ribosomal protein S8: protein MTMTDPVADMLTRLRNANSAYHDTVSMPYSKLKARVADILKAEGYIAGWKEEEAEVGKKLTIDLKFGPDRQRSIAGIRRISKPGLRVYAKSTNLPHVLGGLGIAILSTSSGLLTDRQAAKKGVGGEVLAYVW from the coding sequence ATGACAATGACAGATCCTGTAGCAGACATGCTCACGCGTCTGCGCAACGCCAACTCGGCATACCACGACACCGTGTCCATGCCGTACAGCAAGCTGAAGGCACGCGTTGCCGACATCCTGAAGGCCGAAGGTTACATCGCCGGCTGGAAGGAAGAAGAGGCTGAGGTAGGCAAGAAGCTCACCATCGACCTCAAGTTCGGTCCCGACCGTCAGCGCTCCATCGCGGGCATCCGGCGCATCTCCAAGCCGGGCCTGCGTGTATACGCAAAGTCCACCAACCTGCCGCACGTTCTGGGCGGGCTGGGCATTGCCATCCTGTCCACGTCTTCCGGTCTGCTCACGGACCGCCAGGCAGCCAAGAAGGGTGTAGGTGGGGAAGTCCTCGCCTACGTCTGGTAG
- the rplO gene encoding 50S ribosomal protein L15, translating into MAEKKTVEESTESTPRVHALKVHHLRPAPGAKTAKTRVGRGEGSKGKTAGRGTKGTKARYSVKAGFAGGQLPLHMRLPKLRGFKNPFRVEYQVVNLDKINELYPEGGEVSVDSLIAKGAVRKNQLVKVLGTGDLSVKVDVKVHAVSASAAEKITAAGGSVSAL; encoded by the coding sequence ATGGCAGAGAAGAAGACGGTGGAGGAATCCACCGAGAGCACGCCTCGCGTTCACGCGCTGAAGGTTCACCACCTGCGTCCCGCCCCGGGTGCCAAGACCGCCAAGACCCGCGTTGGTCGTGGTGAGGGCTCCAAGGGTAAGACCGCCGGTCGTGGTACCAAGGGCACCAAGGCCCGCTACTCCGTCAAGGCAGGTTTCGCAGGTGGCCAGCTGCCGCTGCACATGCGTCTGCCGAAGCTGCGCGGCTTCAAGAACCCGTTCCGCGTTGAGTACCAGGTTGTAAACCTGGACAAGATCAACGAGCTCTACCCCGAGGGCGGCGAGGTGTCGGTTGACAGCCTGATCGCCAAGGGTGCTGTTCGCAAGAACCAGCTCGTCAAGGTCCTGGGCACGGGCGACCTGTCGGTGAAGGTGGACGTCAAGGTCCACGCTGTATCCGCCAGCGCTGCCGAGAAGATCACCGCCGCCGGCGGCTCGGTCTCGGCACTCTAG
- the rpmC gene encoding 50S ribosomal protein L29: MALGSKELATDQLDGFDKDRLKEELAKAKEELFNLRFQSATGQLENHGRLRAVKRDIARIYTVLRERELGIRPDVVAPVEEAKTEKAGKKSKSSKADSTKDETSVETKASEEDAK; the protein is encoded by the coding sequence ATGGCACTCGGTTCAAAGGAACTGGCAACCGACCAGCTGGATGGGTTCGATAAGGACCGTCTGAAGGAGGAGCTTGCCAAGGCTAAGGAAGAGCTGTTCAACCTGCGCTTCCAGTCAGCCACCGGTCAGCTTGAGAACCACGGCCGCCTGCGCGCTGTGAAGCGGGACATTGCCCGCATCTACACCGTGCTGCGCGAGCGTGAGCTGGGAATTCGGCCTGACGTCGTTGCTCCGGTTGAGGAAGCAAAGACTGAGAAGGCCGGCAAGAAGTCGAAGAGCTCAAAGGCTGACTCCACGAAGGACGAGACGTCCGTGGAAACAAAGGCTTCTGAGGAGGATGCCAAGTGA
- the rplF gene encoding 50S ribosomal protein L6 — translation MSRIGRLPITVPAGVEVKVDGNVVSVKGSKGELSHTVASPIQVSLEENTVTVTRPNDERESRSLHGLTRTLISNMIIGVTEGYKKNLEIVGTGYRVQAKGSDLEFALGYSHPVAVKAPEGITLTVDSPTKVSVSGINKQQVGEVAANIRKLRRPDPYKGKGIRYAGEVIRRKVGKAGK, via the coding sequence ATGTCACGTATTGGACGTCTCCCCATCACCGTGCCTGCAGGCGTGGAAGTCAAGGTTGACGGCAACGTCGTCTCCGTCAAGGGATCCAAGGGCGAGCTGAGCCACACTGTTGCCAGCCCCATCCAGGTTTCCCTCGAGGAAAACACCGTTACCGTTACCCGCCCCAACGACGAGCGTGAATCCCGCTCGCTGCATGGCCTGACCCGCACCCTGATCTCCAACATGATCATCGGTGTTACCGAGGGCTACAAGAAGAACCTTGAGATCGTCGGCACCGGTTACCGTGTGCAGGCCAAGGGTTCTGACCTGGAGTTCGCACTTGGCTACAGCCACCCCGTGGCTGTGAAGGCACCGGAGGGCATCACGCTCACCGTTGACAGCCCCACCAAGGTTTCGGTCTCCGGCATCAACAAGCAGCAGGTCGGCGAGGTCGCTGCGAACATCCGCAAGCTGCGCCGTCCGGACCCCTACAAGGGCAAGGGCATCCGCTACGCGGGCGAGGTTATCCGCCGCAAGGTCGGAAAGGCTGGTAAGTAA
- the rpsC gene encoding 30S ribosomal protein S3 codes for MGQKVNPHGFRLGITTDHRSHWFADSNKPGQRYKDFVREDVKIRQLMSVGMDRAGIAKVEIERTRDRVRVDIHTARPGIVIGRRGAEADRIRGELEKLTGKQVQLNILEVKNPEVEAQLVAQGIAEQLSSRVAFRRAMKKAMQSAQRAGAKGIRVQCSGRLGGAEMSRSEFYREGRVPLHTLRANIDYGFFEAKTTFGRIGVKVWIYKGDVTAKELAAQAAAAPSRGRGGDRPGRGPAGADRGDRRRRNADRGQGEATAAPAESAPAESAAAAEGGQA; via the coding sequence GTGGGACAGAAAGTAAACCCGCACGGGTTCCGACTCGGCATCACCACTGACCACAGGTCACACTGGTTTGCTGACAGCAACAAGCCGGGCCAGCGCTACAAGGACTTCGTCCGCGAGGATGTCAAGATCCGCCAGCTCATGTCCGTGGGCATGGACCGCGCAGGCATCGCCAAGGTTGAGATCGAGCGCACCCGCGACCGCGTCCGCGTGGACATCCACACGGCACGTCCGGGCATCGTTATCGGCCGCCGCGGCGCAGAAGCTGACCGCATCCGCGGCGAGCTCGAGAAGCTCACCGGCAAGCAGGTCCAGCTGAACATCCTTGAGGTCAAGAACCCCGAGGTTGAGGCTCAGCTGGTTGCCCAGGGCATTGCAGAGCAGCTTTCTTCGCGTGTGGCTTTCCGCCGCGCCATGAAGAAGGCCATGCAGTCGGCACAGCGTGCCGGTGCCAAGGGCATCCGCGTGCAGTGCTCCGGCCGTCTGGGCGGCGCTGAAATGAGCCGTTCGGAGTTCTACCGCGAAGGACGTGTGCCCCTGCACACCCTGCGCGCGAACATCGACTACGGCTTCTTCGAGGCAAAGACCACCTTCGGCCGTATCGGCGTGAAGGTCTGGATCTACAAGGGCGACGTCACCGCCAAGGAATTGGCTGCGCAGGCAGCTGCTGCGCCGTCGCGTGGACGTGGCGGGGACCGCCCCGGACGCGGACCCGCCGGCGCTGACCGCGGTGACCGCCGTCGTCGTAATGCCGATCGCGGCCAGGGTGAGGCTACCGCCGCTCCCGCCGAGTCCGCACCGGCTGAGTCCGCTGCTGCAGCGGAAGGAGGACAGGCTTAA
- the rplR gene encoding 50S ribosomal protein L18: MALSINKKRTSKSKSAQRGRRHLRVRKRITGTAVRPRLVVNRSARHVFVQVVDDTKGVTVASASTLEADLRAFDGDKTAKAKRVGELVAERAKAAGIEAVVFDRGGNKYHGRIAAIADGAREGGLAL, encoded by the coding sequence ATGGCACTGAGCATCAACAAGAAGCGCACCTCGAAGAGCAAGTCCGCCCAGCGCGGACGCCGCCACCTTCGGGTTCGCAAGCGCATTACCGGTACGGCTGTTCGTCCGCGCCTGGTGGTCAACCGTTCGGCACGTCACGTATTCGTGCAGGTAGTCGACGACACCAAGGGTGTCACCGTTGCATCGGCATCGACCCTCGAAGCAGATCTGCGTGCGTTCGACGGCGACAAGACCGCCAAGGCCAAGCGCGTCGGCGAGCTCGTTGCTGAGCGTGCAAAGGCTGCCGGTATCGAGGCAGTCGTGTTCGACCGTGGTGGCAACAAGTACCACGGCCGGATTGCCGCAATCGCAGACGGCGCACGTGAAGGTGGGCTGGCACTGTGA
- the secY gene encoding preprotein translocase subunit SecY: protein MLSAIGRAFRTPDLRRKLLFTLGIITIFRLGAFIPAPGVDYGNVQQCLQLGNTEGGLYQFVNLFSGGALLQVSVFALGIMPYITASIITQLLRVVIPRFQELHQEGAQGQAKLTQYTRYLTIALGLLNATTLVSLARSGALLGNCPVPIIPDDSLITIILLIITLTAGTGLIMWMGELITEKGVGNGMSLLIFTAIAAGFPTSLGEILRTQGWNVFLGVLVIGVFVVMLVIFVEQSQRRIPVQYAKRMVGRRTLGGSSTYIPIKVNMAGVIPVIFASSMLYLPSLIAQFNTPTDGQTPPPEWVNWITTYLTTGDHPLYMALYFAMIVFFTYFYVAITFNPEEVSENMKKYGGFIPGIRAGRPTAEYLQYVLSRITLPGAIYLGIVALIPLIALVAINANQNFPFGGTSILIMVGVGLETVKQIDAQLQQRHYEGLLR, encoded by the coding sequence TTGCTAAGCGCTATTGGCCGGGCTTTCCGGACGCCAGACTTGCGGCGCAAGCTGTTGTTCACGCTGGGAATCATCACCATCTTCCGTTTGGGTGCGTTTATCCCGGCGCCGGGTGTCGATTACGGCAATGTGCAGCAGTGTTTGCAGCTCGGCAATACAGAGGGCGGCCTCTACCAGTTCGTGAACCTGTTCAGCGGTGGCGCACTGCTGCAGGTTTCGGTCTTCGCTCTCGGCATCATGCCTTACATCACCGCCAGCATCATCACCCAGCTGCTGCGCGTTGTGATCCCGCGTTTCCAGGAACTTCACCAAGAAGGCGCCCAGGGGCAGGCCAAGCTGACGCAGTACACGCGGTACCTCACCATCGCCCTTGGGCTCCTGAACGCAACGACGCTGGTGTCGCTTGCGCGTTCGGGTGCCTTGCTCGGCAACTGTCCGGTGCCGATCATTCCCGATGACAGCCTGATCACGATCATCCTCCTCATCATCACCCTGACTGCCGGCACCGGCCTGATCATGTGGATGGGTGAGCTGATCACTGAGAAGGGCGTCGGCAACGGCATGTCCCTGCTCATCTTCACCGCTATCGCCGCAGGTTTCCCGACGTCGCTCGGTGAGATCCTTCGTACCCAGGGCTGGAACGTCTTCCTGGGAGTTCTGGTGATCGGTGTCTTCGTGGTCATGCTCGTGATCTTCGTGGAGCAGTCGCAGCGCCGTATTCCGGTCCAGTACGCCAAGCGCATGGTTGGGCGCCGCACGCTCGGCGGCAGCAGCACCTACATCCCGATCAAGGTGAACATGGCCGGTGTTATCCCGGTTATCTTCGCTTCGTCGATGCTCTACCTGCCGTCGTTGATTGCCCAGTTCAACACTCCGACGGACGGCCAGACTCCGCCGCCTGAATGGGTCAACTGGATCACCACCTACCTCACCACAGGTGACCACCCGCTCTACATGGCGCTTTACTTCGCGATGATCGTGTTCTTCACGTACTTCTACGTGGCGATCACCTTCAACCCGGAGGAGGTGTCGGAAAACATGAAGAAGTACGGCGGCTTCATCCCCGGCATCCGTGCCGGCCGCCCCACGGCGGAGTACCTCCAGTACGTCCTGTCCCGCATCACCTTGCCGGGCGCCATTTACCTCGGCATTGTTGCGCTCATTCCGTTGATCGCGCTCGTAGCCATCAATGCGAACCAGAACTTCCCGTTCGGTGGAACCTCCATCCTCATCATGGTGGGCGTCGGCCTCGAGACGGTGAAGCAGATTGACGCGCAGCTGCAGCAGCGCCACTACGAAGGGTTATTGCGATGA
- the infA gene encoding translation initiation factor IF-1, with protein sequence MAKKDGVIEIEGTVNEALPNAMFRVELANGHIVLAHISGKMRQHYIRILPEDRVVVELSPYDLTRGRIVYRYK encoded by the coding sequence ATGGCCAAGAAAGACGGTGTCATTGAGATTGAAGGCACTGTGAACGAGGCTCTGCCCAACGCGATGTTCCGCGTTGAGCTTGCCAACGGACACATTGTTCTCGCCCACATCTCGGGAAAGATGCGTCAGCACTACATTCGAATCCTCCCCGAGGACCGGGTGGTAGTGGAGCTTAGCCCTTACGACCTCACCCGCGGTCGTATTGTCTACCGCTACAAGTAA
- the map gene encoding type I methionyl aminopeptidase — translation MMFRQQRVEYKTRDQIRIMREAGLVLCDALDQTVAAARVGVSTRELDAVFAGVLKDAGATSNFLGYHGFPNSICTSVNHEVVHGIPGDYVLQDGDIISIDGGAVVRGWHSDSARTVIVGTPRPEDVRLSTVTEEAMWRGIAGLAKGRYVGDIGAAIDDYVSAQPGPALGILQDYVGHGIGTQMHQSPDVLNYRTSHRGPKIKPGLCLAIEPMLVQGRLETAVLEDDWTVVTVDGKRACQWEHTVAVHDGGIWVLSAADGGAAKLAELGVTVAPLD, via the coding sequence ATGATGTTTCGCCAGCAGCGGGTTGAGTACAAGACACGCGACCAGATCCGGATCATGCGGGAAGCGGGCCTGGTGCTCTGCGACGCCCTCGACCAGACGGTCGCCGCCGCACGCGTAGGCGTGTCAACCCGCGAGCTCGACGCAGTGTTCGCCGGCGTTCTCAAGGACGCCGGCGCCACGTCGAACTTTCTGGGATACCACGGCTTCCCGAACAGCATCTGCACCTCGGTGAACCACGAGGTTGTCCATGGCATCCCGGGCGACTATGTCCTGCAGGACGGCGACATCATCTCCATCGACGGCGGTGCCGTAGTTCGGGGCTGGCATTCGGACTCTGCCCGCACCGTCATTGTCGGTACCCCGCGTCCTGAGGACGTTCGCCTGTCTACGGTGACCGAGGAAGCCATGTGGCGGGGGATAGCTGGACTGGCCAAGGGCCGTTATGTCGGTGACATCGGAGCTGCGATCGATGACTACGTTTCCGCGCAGCCCGGGCCCGCGCTCGGAATCCTGCAGGACTATGTGGGGCATGGCATCGGCACACAGATGCACCAGTCGCCCGACGTCCTGAACTATCGCACCAGCCACCGCGGTCCGAAGATCAAGCCCGGCCTCTGCCTGGCGATCGAACCGATGCTCGTACAGGGTCGCCTTGAGACTGCTGTCCTAGAGGACGACTGGACAGTGGTCACCGTTGACGGCAAGCGCGCCTGCCAGTGGGAGCACACTGTGGCAGTGCACGACGGCGGCATCTGGGTTCTCAGCGCGGCCGACGGCGGTGCCGCCAAGCTCGCTGAGCTCGGCGTGACTGTAGCTCCGCTCGACTAG
- the rplP gene encoding 50S ribosomal protein L16 — MLIPRRVKFRKQHHPGRSGAATGGTQVSFGEWGIQALSPAYVTNRQIESARIAMTRHIKRGGKVWINIYPDRPLTKKPAETRMGSGKGSPEWWVANVKPGRVLFELSGVNEEVAREALRLAIHKLPLKARIVRREGGE; from the coding sequence ATGCTTATCCCACGTCGAGTGAAGTTCCGTAAGCAGCACCACCCCGGTCGTTCGGGCGCTGCTACCGGCGGCACGCAGGTCAGCTTCGGTGAGTGGGGTATCCAGGCTCTGAGCCCGGCATACGTCACCAACCGCCAGATCGAATCTGCGCGTATTGCAATGACCCGTCACATCAAGCGTGGCGGAAAGGTGTGGATCAACATCTACCCGGACCGTCCGCTGACCAAGAAGCCTGCTGAAACCCGTATGGGTTCCGGTAAGGGTTCCCCGGAGTGGTGGGTAGCCAACGTCAAGCCCGGCCGCGTTCTGTTTGAACTCTCCGGTGTCAATGAAGAGGTAGCTCGCGAGGCACTGCGCCTGGCGATCCACAAGCTGCCGTTGAAGGCACGTATCGTGCGTCGTGAGGGTGGTGAATAG
- the rpsQ gene encoding 30S ribosomal protein S17 — MSEEKTEGTVEATVAPARGYRKTRRGYVVSDKMEKTIVVEVEDRVKHGLYGKVIRRTSKVKAHDEQNTAGVGDMVLISETRPLSATKRWRLVEILEKAK, encoded by the coding sequence GTGAGTGAAGAGAAGACTGAGGGAACCGTAGAGGCCACTGTGGCCCCGGCCCGCGGTTACCGCAAGACCCGCCGCGGCTACGTCGTGTCGGACAAGATGGAGAAGACCATCGTTGTCGAGGTTGAGGACCGTGTGAAGCACGGCCTCTACGGCAAGGTCATCCGTCGCACTTCCAAGGTCAAGGCCCATGACGAGCAGAACACCGCTGGTGTCGGCGACATGGTCCTGATCAGCGAGACCCGCCCGTTGTCCGCTACCAAGCGGTGGCGCCTGGTGGAGATCCTGGAAAAAGCAAAGTAA